Genomic segment of Desulfobulbaceae bacterium:
GACAATTTCGCTACACGACAAAACCATCAAAACTTTTTCAATCACCGAAGGTCAAACGATCACTATCGGTCGAGGCAAGGAGTGTGACGTTGCCATTGATAACACTGCAATATCACGCCACCACCTCTCTTTAGTGCTTAACGGCGGCATATTTTTTATCACAGATCAGGGCAGCACAAACGGCACCTTTGTTAATGGTACGAAAATAACTACGGACGAGCCGATTTCAGAAAATGATATTGTAGAGTTTGGCAAATTCACCATGCAATCAAATCTTGGTGATGAATCCATTGACGATCTCAAGATCAGCACCTCTGTCTCAGCCGGACTCATGGACATGGATGATGAGACTATCTTCGTGACCAGCAAGCAGCCCCAACCTCAAAAAAAGAGATTCAAACCCAAAGCCAAAGGTGGTCTGCTTACTGTTATTCAAGGAAGCGCAGTCCCTACGGAGTTTGAGCTGGCAGGCGCAACAAGTGTGAAAATCGGTAAGGATTCGTCATGCGACATAATCGTTTCCGGCTGGTTTGTCGGT
This window contains:
- a CDS encoding FHA domain-containing protein, translating into MADWTISLHDKTIKTFSITEGQTITIGRGKECDVAIDNTAISRHHLSLVLNGGIFFITDQGSTNGTFVNGTKITTDEPISENDIVEFGKFTMQSNLGDESIDDLKISTSVSAGLMDMDDETIFVTSKQPQPQKKRFKPKAKGGLLTVIQGSAVPTEFELAGATSVKIGKDSSCDIIVSGWFVGKAQCYIIKRDNNFFIVPQKSWAGTFVNNVKISDEQQLRTGDIIKIKDSQIRFE